Proteins co-encoded in one Bradyrhizobium sp. 170 genomic window:
- a CDS encoding enoyl-CoA hydratase/isomerase family protein has translation MSKYTDIGVEKHGHVGLIEIRKPPLNFFDVSLINQIADALEEFDKDIEIRASVLAAQGKAFCAGADFSDPKRQEQEESAQKDPAANLPINHLYVQAVRIFRNKKPVVAAIHGAAIGGGLGLAVSADFRVTCPEARFAANFTKLGFHPGFGLTATLPELVGKNNAELIFYTSRRVTGEEATRMGLANICVPQDQVRAEAMKLAAEIAECSPLGLISTRATMRAGLADRVMAATNHELAEQTKLRATEDFKEGVKATAERRAANFKGR, from the coding sequence ATGAGCAAATACACTGATATCGGCGTCGAGAAGCACGGCCATGTCGGCCTGATCGAAATCCGCAAACCGCCCCTGAACTTCTTCGACGTCTCGCTGATCAACCAGATCGCGGATGCGCTGGAAGAGTTCGACAAGGACATCGAAATCCGCGCCTCGGTGCTGGCCGCGCAAGGCAAGGCGTTCTGCGCCGGCGCCGACTTCTCCGATCCGAAGCGGCAGGAACAGGAAGAGAGCGCGCAAAAGGACCCGGCAGCCAATTTGCCGATCAACCATCTCTACGTTCAGGCCGTGCGCATCTTCCGCAACAAGAAGCCGGTCGTCGCCGCCATCCATGGCGCCGCCATCGGCGGCGGGCTGGGCCTCGCCGTATCCGCCGACTTCCGCGTCACCTGCCCCGAGGCGCGCTTCGCCGCCAATTTCACAAAACTCGGCTTCCATCCCGGCTTCGGCCTGACCGCGACGCTTCCCGAACTGGTCGGCAAGAACAATGCGGAATTGATCTTCTACACCAGCCGCCGCGTCACCGGCGAGGAAGCCACCCGCATGGGCCTCGCCAACATCTGCGTGCCGCAGGATCAGGTCCGCGCCGAAGCGATGAAGCTCGCCGCCGAGATCGCCGAATGCTCGCCGCTCGGCCTGATCTCGACCCGCGCCACCATGCGCGCCGGCCTCGCCGACCGCGTCATGGCCGCCACCAACCACGAGCTGGCCGAGCAGACAAAACTCCGCGCGACGGAGGACTTCAAGGAAGGCGTCAAGGCGACAGCGGAGCGCCGCGCGGCGAATTTCAAGGGGCGGTAG
- a CDS encoding enoyl-CoA hydratase, whose product MSANEMVLQKLDSGLLTITMNRPDRRNALNPDMTRGLVEAARRAAEDHEVRAVLIKGAGGTFCVGGDVKSMAEGRAPLGFEAKMANLRRGMEVSRILHQTPKPVVAQLDGAAAGAGLSIALSCDMRIASASCKITTAFAKVGLSGDYGGTYFLTQMLGSARARELYLMSPVLSAQEAYNLGMVTKVVPDADIDAEAHDLAMSLAQGPSVTLGYIKRNINNAETMSLEACFDAEAIHHSRSGDTADHKEAAKAFVEKRKPVFSGH is encoded by the coding sequence ATGAGCGCAAACGAAATGGTCCTCCAGAAACTCGATTCCGGCTTGCTCACCATCACCATGAACCGCCCCGACCGGCGCAACGCGCTCAATCCGGACATGACGCGCGGGCTGGTGGAGGCGGCGCGGCGCGCGGCGGAGGATCACGAGGTGCGCGCGGTGTTGATCAAGGGCGCGGGCGGCACGTTCTGCGTCGGCGGTGACGTCAAGTCGATGGCGGAGGGCAGGGCGCCGCTCGGCTTCGAGGCCAAGATGGCCAATCTGCGCCGCGGCATGGAAGTGTCGCGCATCCTGCACCAGACGCCCAAGCCCGTGGTGGCGCAGCTCGATGGCGCGGCCGCCGGCGCAGGCCTCTCGATCGCGCTGTCCTGCGACATGCGTATCGCCAGCGCGTCCTGCAAGATCACGACGGCTTTTGCAAAAGTCGGATTATCGGGCGATTACGGCGGAACGTACTTCCTGACCCAGATGCTCGGCAGCGCCAGGGCGCGTGAGCTTTATCTGATGTCGCCGGTGCTGTCGGCGCAGGAGGCCTACAATCTCGGCATGGTGACGAAAGTGGTGCCGGACGCCGACATCGATGCCGAGGCGCATGATCTCGCGATGTCGCTGGCGCAGGGGCCGTCGGTGACGCTGGGCTACATCAAGCGCAACATCAACAACGCCGAGACGATGTCGCTGGAAGCCTGCTTCGACGCCGAAGCGATCCATCACTCGCGCTCGGGCGACACCGCCGATCACAAGGAAGCGGCAAAAGCCTTTGTCGAGAAACGCAAGCCCGTGTTTTCAGGCCATTGA
- a CDS encoding ABC transporter substrate-binding protein, protein MKRAITGIVAAVLAMSASAALAQGKPPLKLGGILDMSGLYADITGAGSETAAKMAVEDFGGEVLGRKVEIVAADHLNKADLAASIARDMLDNQGVEMLYDVAASATALAAGEIAKARNKIVMYSGPASIRLSNEACGPYTVHYSYDTFAQANVTGLATVKSGFETWYFLTADYAFGQDLEKDTTNVVVKAGGKVLGGVKHPLNTSDFSSFLLQAQSSKAKVVGLANAGGDTINAIKQAAEFGLTKSGGQKLSPLLAFVTDIDSVGLETAQGLLLAEAFYWDLNDDTRAFSKRFVERVKRPPTAAQASVYSSVGHYLKAVKAAGTTDAAAVMKVMKETPVNDMFARNGKIREDGRMVHDMYLFEVKKPSESKARWDYYKLLATIPGSEAFQPLEASRCPLVKK, encoded by the coding sequence ATGAAGAGAGCAATCACAGGCATTGTCGCCGCGGTTCTGGCGATGTCGGCGAGTGCCGCACTGGCGCAAGGCAAGCCGCCGCTCAAGCTCGGCGGCATCCTCGACATGTCCGGGCTTTACGCCGATATCACCGGAGCGGGCTCGGAAACCGCCGCGAAGATGGCGGTGGAGGATTTTGGTGGCGAGGTGCTGGGACGCAAGGTCGAGATCGTGGCGGCTGATCATCTCAACAAGGCCGACCTTGCCGCCAGCATCGCGCGCGACATGCTCGACAACCAGGGCGTCGAGATGCTGTACGACGTGGCGGCGTCCGCGACCGCGCTTGCCGCCGGCGAGATTGCGAAAGCGCGCAACAAGATCGTGATGTATAGCGGCCCGGCCTCCATCCGCCTGAGCAACGAGGCCTGCGGTCCCTACACCGTGCATTATTCCTACGACACGTTCGCCCAGGCCAACGTCACCGGGCTTGCCACCGTCAAGTCAGGTTTCGAGACCTGGTACTTCCTCACCGCTGACTATGCGTTCGGCCAGGACCTGGAAAAGGACACCACCAATGTGGTGGTGAAGGCCGGCGGCAAGGTGCTCGGCGGCGTCAAGCATCCGCTCAACACGTCGGATTTCTCCTCGTTCCTGCTGCAGGCGCAGAGTTCGAAGGCGAAAGTGGTGGGGTTAGCGAATGCCGGCGGCGATACCATCAACGCGATCAAGCAGGCGGCGGAATTCGGGCTGACCAAGAGTGGCGGCCAAAAGCTCTCGCCGCTGCTCGCCTTCGTGACCGACATCGACAGCGTTGGCCTGGAAACGGCGCAGGGCCTGTTGCTGGCGGAGGCGTTTTATTGGGACCTCAACGACGACACCCGCGCGTTCTCAAAACGCTTCGTGGAGCGCGTCAAGCGGCCGCCGACCGCGGCGCAGGCCAGCGTCTACTCTTCCGTCGGTCATTACCTGAAAGCGGTGAAGGCCGCGGGCACGACGGATGCCGCCGCCGTGATGAAGGTGATGAAGGAGACGCCGGTCAACGACATGTTCGCCAGGAACGGCAAGATCCGCGAAGACGGCCGCATGGTGCACGACATGTACCTGTTCGAGGTCAAGAAGCCGTCTGAATCGAAGGCACGCTGGGACTATTACAAGCTGCTGGCCACGATCCCCGGCAGCGAGGCATTCCAGCCGCTGGAAGCCTCGCGCTGTCCGCTGGTGAAGAAGTAG
- a CDS encoding AAA family ATPase: MRIAIATGLVVVGDLISGGASELQAMVGDTPNVAARLQGLAEPGAVVVAASTRELLGDLFIFRNLGLREVKGISDPIAVWAVEGGAASESRFEAVRTARSMGFVGRKAEIEFVLLRQQLGWQGHGQMVLISGEAGIGKSRIVATLSESLALGTHRRIRYQCSPYHTNSALHPFVAQLERAAGIVSQDTSEQKLDKLEAMLALGTDQVANATPLIAALLSIPSGERYPPLGLSPVQQRRQTFAALLDQLEGLARQQPVLIVCEDMHWADATTLELFDLTVDRIRGLPILVLMTFRPEFEPPWAGLPNVSLLQLDRLDRQDARALVEQVTVGRHLPGEMMKQIIDRTDGIPLFVEELTKMVLESGLLVEDAGRYRLDSPLPPLAIPATLQDSLMARLDRLAPVKEVAQIGAAIGRDFSYTLLRSVAGRDDLTLSAALGQLEEAELLSRRGTPPEASYSFKHALVQEAAYESLLKSRRQLLHRQIGDVLREKFPIVAETEPELLAYHFTEAGLSGIALEWWRKAGQQALKRSAYTEAIAHFGKAVAIADALPDRPGRTMNRLHLQIAYGRALRGSLGHSAPETVAAWKRARQLAADINDPVELAPIHSGLFNACLTHGEIAPMRELTEAIMGVARQRPESPVAAVVAHWTTGVTCWFGGDYLNARLHLERALAIYEAEPDPAAFKASALDLPFVIMRFLALVFWPIGRIDRSRRLAADAVRATGDKPALSQANALVHKAVFDGLCGGMLQETETILALGLAREHTMPLYVAAGSYLNGLARWRAGDRTGGLSEMQRGWTLLHENDCYLCEPFWGMQVAAANAEAGQPEAGLEILRELISSTEQSGQHWLDAELHRSQGELLLRLGPPNVSMAEDTFRRALEIARTQQTKTFELRSAIGLAHLYCANGRAEAIPELLAPVLADFDTERDLPEIAEAETLLKRGQVAGPGNW; this comes from the coding sequence GTGCGGATAGCGATCGCGACCGGGCTGGTGGTGGTTGGCGACCTCATCAGCGGAGGCGCGTCAGAGCTGCAGGCAATGGTCGGCGATACACCGAACGTCGCTGCCCGGCTCCAGGGCCTGGCAGAGCCGGGGGCGGTCGTCGTTGCGGCGTCGACGCGCGAGCTGCTCGGCGATCTGTTCATTTTTCGCAACCTCGGCCTCCGCGAGGTCAAGGGCATCTCCGATCCCATCGCGGTCTGGGCGGTCGAAGGTGGAGCTGCATCGGAGAGCCGCTTCGAGGCGGTGCGCACCGCCCGCTCGATGGGCTTTGTCGGCCGCAAGGCAGAGATCGAATTCGTGCTCCTGCGTCAGCAACTGGGGTGGCAGGGCCACGGCCAAATGGTGCTGATTTCCGGCGAGGCTGGGATCGGCAAATCGCGCATTGTGGCAACGCTCTCCGAGAGCCTCGCGCTGGGAACGCACCGCCGGATACGGTACCAGTGCTCGCCTTACCACACGAACAGCGCGCTCCATCCCTTTGTCGCCCAGCTCGAGCGCGCTGCCGGCATCGTTTCCCAGGACACGTCCGAGCAAAAGCTCGACAAGCTTGAGGCAATGCTTGCGCTTGGAACGGATCAGGTCGCTAACGCGACGCCGCTCATTGCCGCGCTGCTTTCGATTCCCTCCGGTGAGCGCTATCCGCCGCTCGGCTTGAGTCCGGTGCAGCAGCGGCGACAGACATTTGCTGCCCTTCTCGACCAGCTTGAGGGTTTGGCGCGGCAGCAACCTGTGTTGATTGTCTGCGAGGACATGCATTGGGCTGATGCCACGACGCTTGAGCTGTTCGATCTTACCGTCGACCGGATCAGGGGACTGCCGATACTGGTGCTGATGACCTTCCGGCCCGAGTTCGAGCCACCCTGGGCGGGTCTTCCCAATGTCAGCCTGCTGCAGCTCGATCGGCTTGATCGGCAGGACGCGCGCGCTCTGGTCGAGCAGGTGACCGTCGGCCGGCATCTGCCAGGCGAAATGATGAAGCAGATCATCGACAGGACGGATGGCATCCCGCTGTTTGTCGAGGAATTGACCAAGATGGTGCTGGAGTCCGGACTGCTCGTGGAAGATGCCGGGCGCTATCGCCTCGATAGTCCGCTACCGCCGCTCGCCATTCCCGCGACGCTGCAGGATTCGCTGATGGCGCGGCTTGACCGGCTGGCGCCGGTCAAGGAGGTGGCACAGATAGGCGCTGCCATTGGCCGCGACTTCTCATACACGCTGTTGCGAAGTGTGGCGGGGCGCGATGATCTGACGCTGAGCGCCGCGCTAGGGCAGCTCGAAGAGGCCGAGCTGCTATCGCGCCGCGGGACACCGCCGGAAGCGAGCTATAGCTTCAAGCATGCGCTGGTTCAGGAAGCGGCTTACGAGAGCCTGCTCAAGAGCCGCCGGCAATTGCTGCATAGGCAAATCGGCGATGTCCTGCGTGAGAAATTTCCGATCGTCGCTGAGACCGAGCCGGAACTGCTGGCATATCACTTCACTGAGGCGGGTCTGAGCGGAATAGCTCTCGAGTGGTGGCGCAAGGCGGGTCAGCAGGCGCTGAAACGCTCGGCCTATACCGAGGCGATCGCACATTTCGGCAAGGCGGTCGCCATCGCCGATGCGTTGCCCGATAGACCGGGCCGGACCATGAACCGGCTCCATCTCCAAATCGCCTATGGCCGCGCGCTGCGGGGCAGCCTTGGCCACAGCGCCCCCGAAACGGTGGCCGCATGGAAGCGGGCCCGACAGCTCGCAGCCGACATCAATGATCCGGTCGAACTGGCGCCGATCCATTCGGGCCTGTTCAATGCCTGCCTGACCCACGGCGAGATCGCGCCGATGCGGGAGTTGACGGAGGCGATCATGGGCGTTGCCAGGCAGCGACCGGAATCGCCGGTGGCCGCAGTCGTCGCACACTGGACAACCGGCGTGACCTGCTGGTTCGGCGGCGACTACCTGAATGCGCGACTGCATCTCGAGCGCGCGCTTGCGATCTATGAGGCTGAGCCTGATCCGGCGGCCTTCAAGGCATCGGCGCTGGACCTGCCTTTCGTCATCATGAGGTTTCTTGCTCTGGTGTTTTGGCCGATCGGCAGGATTGATCGATCGCGCCGGCTCGCCGCCGACGCAGTGCGCGCTACCGGAGATAAGCCGGCGCTTTCTCAAGCCAATGCGCTCGTTCACAAGGCGGTCTTCGATGGACTATGCGGGGGCATGTTGCAGGAAACAGAGACGATACTGGCTCTCGGCCTCGCGCGCGAGCATACGATGCCGTTGTATGTAGCCGCTGGCAGCTACCTGAACGGCCTGGCAAGGTGGCGCGCCGGCGACCGGACGGGTGGGCTTTCGGAAATGCAACGGGGCTGGACACTGCTTCACGAGAATGACTGCTACCTCTGCGAACCGTTTTGGGGGATGCAGGTGGCCGCGGCGAATGCGGAGGCCGGGCAACCTGAGGCTGGCTTGGAAATCTTGCGGGAGTTGATCTCCTCGACAGAACAATCCGGCCAGCATTGGCTCGATGCCGAACTCCATCGCAGCCAGGGCGAGCTTTTGTTGCGCCTTGGCCCGCCGAACGTTTCCATGGCCGAAGACACGTTCCGCAGAGCCCTGGAAATCGCCCGAACCCAACAAACGAAAACTTTCGAGCTGCGCAGCGCAATTGGACTTGCGCACCTCTATTGTGCAAACGGGCGAGCCGAGGCAATACCCGAGCTGCTCGCACCAGTTCTTGCGGATTTCGACACGGAGCGAGATCTCCCCGAAATCGCAGAAGCGGAAACCTTGCTCAAGCGGGGACAAGTGGCCGGGCCCGGCAACTGGTGA
- a CDS encoding VOC family protein, translated as MQGETMEVNGIAHIFLTASNYQRSRDFYRKLLPFLGLKPVIDTETTYYCVGGRTAVGISAPSAEHKGAAFEQKRVGLHHLCFRARERADVDELHGFLQTLGAKIIRAPREDQWAPGYYSILFEDPDGIRLELNHVPGKGLLG; from the coding sequence ATGCAGGGGGAGACAATGGAAGTCAACGGCATTGCACATATTTTTCTCACCGCCTCGAATTACCAACGCTCGCGCGACTTCTATCGCAAGCTGCTGCCGTTTCTTGGGCTGAAGCCGGTGATCGACACCGAGACGACTTATTATTGCGTCGGCGGCCGGACCGCGGTCGGCATCAGCGCGCCGTCAGCCGAGCATAAAGGCGCGGCATTCGAGCAGAAGCGTGTCGGCTTGCATCACCTCTGCTTCCGCGCCCGCGAGCGCGCCGACGTCGACGAACTGCACGGCTTTCTGCAGACGCTCGGAGCCAAAATCATCCGCGCGCCACGCGAGGATCAATGGGCGCCGGGATATTATTCGATTTTGTTCGAGGACCCCGACGGCATCAGGCTTGAGCTCAATCATGTGCCGGGGAAAGGGCTGTTGGGGTAG
- a CDS encoding thermonuclease family protein, with amino-acid sequence MGWADAADCALEPQGAGRVVAVIDARSLRLEDGREVRLAGLERGGTDRASGRAALSAIAAGREVTLHGDDDTPDRYGRQPAFVFVTGSEHSVQSELLRRGEVLVSSDTSEKNCAAALAAAENAARDAKLGIWAETTAIKNAESPGDILSAVGQFTVVEGRVLSVRQAGAITYLNFGRNWTRDFAATISRRIIPAFESANLGPKSLENRRIRVRGVVSSRGGPRIELLRVGQIEVLGGK; translated from the coding sequence ATGGGGTGGGCCGACGCCGCCGATTGCGCGCTTGAGCCGCAGGGCGCAGGCCGTGTCGTCGCCGTGATCGATGCGCGCAGCCTTCGCCTCGAAGACGGCCGCGAAGTCCGTCTCGCCGGCCTCGAGCGTGGTGGAACCGACAGGGCCAGCGGCAGGGCCGCTTTGTCCGCCATCGCCGCCGGCCGCGAGGTGACGCTGCATGGCGACGACGACACGCCGGATCGCTATGGCCGCCAACCGGCCTTCGTATTCGTGACCGGCTCGGAACACTCGGTGCAAAGCGAGTTGCTGCGCCGCGGTGAGGTGTTGGTTTCGAGCGACACATCCGAAAAAAATTGCGCTGCAGCACTGGCCGCCGCCGAGAACGCGGCGCGGGATGCCAAATTGGGCATTTGGGCTGAAACCACGGCCATAAAAAACGCGGAAAGTCCGGGCGATATTCTGTCCGCGGTTGGGCAGTTTACGGTGGTCGAGGGCAGAGTTCTGTCCGTTCGGCAGGCGGGGGCAATTACCTACCTGAATTTCGGGCGGAACTGGACACGGGACTTTGCTGCGACTATTTCAAGGCGCATCATTCCGGCGTTCGAGAGCGCCAACCTTGGACCCAAGTCGCTCGAAAATCGACGGATTCGTGTCCGCGGCGTTGTCTCGTCGCGGGGAGGACCACGGATCGAGCTGCTCAGGGTGGGGCAAATTGAGGTGCTGGGCGGGAAATAG
- a CDS encoding M48 family metalloprotease, whose protein sequence is MGCRLLAAPALLCAALTVASCGNLGKLETPAPTVAAPKPSRAVAQTPASEREHERILASYGGAYDDPKLATLIGKTVDRLVAASDRPEQPYRVTILNSGAVNAFALPTGQLYVTRGLVALASDTSELSSVLSHEMAHVIAKHASIREDQARQAAVVTRVVTDMSNDPDLTALALAKTKLTMASFSRAQEFEADGIGVGIAARARFDPYGAARFLAAMERNAAMKAGKTSLDPRAQDFLSSHPATPERVQNAQASARQYTSPQSAERDRETYLAAIDNIVYGEDPSEGFVRGRRFLHPKLGFTFAAPDTFTLDNTAQAVIGVREGGTQAMRFDVVRVPGEQSLADYLNSGWMEGVDKGSTEDMMINGFPVASASANGDQWQFKVYALRYGSDVYRFIFAAKQRNTESERNARETVNSFRRLTLEEIQAARPLRIKVITAQPGDTVESLAHRMSGVDRPTERFRILNGLDQHAQVKPRDRVKIVVD, encoded by the coding sequence ATGGGCTGCCGCCTCTTGGCTGCGCCGGCGCTGCTGTGCGCCGCGCTTACGGTTGCTTCCTGTGGAAATCTCGGAAAACTCGAGACCCCCGCACCGACGGTGGCGGCGCCGAAGCCGAGCCGCGCCGTCGCGCAGACGCCTGCGAGCGAGCGCGAGCATGAGCGCATTCTCGCCTCCTATGGCGGCGCCTATGACGATCCGAAACTCGCGACCCTGATCGGCAAGACCGTCGACCGGCTGGTCGCGGCCTCCGACCGTCCCGAGCAGCCCTACCGGGTGACCATCCTCAATTCCGGCGCGGTCAACGCCTTCGCGCTGCCGACCGGCCAGCTCTATGTGACGCGCGGCCTGGTGGCGCTCGCCAGCGATACCTCCGAATTGTCCTCGGTGCTGAGCCACGAGATGGCGCATGTCATCGCAAAACACGCCTCGATCCGGGAAGACCAGGCGCGGCAGGCTGCGGTGGTGACCCGTGTCGTCACCGACATGAGCAACGACCCCGATCTGACGGCGCTGGCGCTGGCGAAAACGAAACTGACGATGGCGAGCTTCTCGCGCGCACAGGAATTCGAGGCCGACGGCATCGGCGTCGGCATTGCGGCCCGTGCCCGTTTCGATCCCTATGGCGCGGCGCGCTTCCTCGCCGCGATGGAGCGCAATGCGGCGATGAAGGCCGGCAAGACCTCGCTCGATCCCCGCGCGCAGGATTTCCTGTCCTCGCATCCGGCGACGCCCGAGCGCGTGCAGAACGCGCAGGCGAGCGCCCGGCAATACACCTCGCCGCAGAGCGCCGAGCGCGACCGCGAGACCTATCTCGCCGCGATCGACAACATCGTCTATGGCGAAGACCCCAGCGAAGGCTTTGTGCGCGGCCGGCGCTTCCTGCATCCGAAACTCGGCTTCACCTTCGCAGCCCCCGATACGTTCACGCTGGATAACACCGCGCAGGCCGTGATCGGCGTGCGCGAGGGCGGCACGCAGGCGATGCGCTTCGACGTGGTGCGCGTGCCGGGCGAACAGTCGCTCGCCGATTATCTCAACTCCGGCTGGATGGAAGGCGTCGACAAGGGCTCCACCGAAGACATGATGATCAACGGATTCCCGGTGGCTTCGGCTTCCGCGAACGGCGATCAGTGGCAATTCAAGGTCTATGCGCTGCGCTACGGCAGCGACGTCTACCGTTTCATCTTCGCCGCCAAGCAGCGCAACACCGAGAGCGAGCGCAATGCGCGCGAGACCGTCAACTCGTTCCGTCGCCTGACGCTGGAAGAAATCCAGGCCGCGCGCCCGCTGCGCATCAAGGTCATCACCGCGCAGCCCGGCGATACCGTGGAATCCCTCGCCCACCGCATGTCCGGCGTCGACCGCCCCACCGAGCGCTTCCGCATCCTCAACGGCCTCGATCAGCACGCGCAGGTCAAGCCAAGGGATCGCGTGAAGATCGTGGTGGATTGA
- a CDS encoding CarD family transcriptional regulator has product MPEKTAKTAAKATGSKTTASKVAAKAPVKTPVKAAPPKAAVAAPKAPVKPAAAAPRVEEPKKVVTQRQGFKANEFVVYPAHGVGQILAIEEQEIAGAKLELFVINFMKDKMTLRVPTAKVANVGMRKLSEPALVKKALETLKGRARVKRTMWSRRAQEYEAKINSGDIVAIAEVVRDLYRSESQPEQSYSERQLYEAALDRLSREIAVVQHSTETEAVKEIESQLAKSPRRGAKTEATGADGEADEADVEADGDDAAVADEAA; this is encoded by the coding sequence ATGCCAGAAAAGACTGCCAAGACTGCCGCGAAAGCGACGGGTTCGAAGACCACTGCGTCGAAAGTTGCTGCCAAGGCTCCTGTGAAGACCCCTGTGAAGGCTGCGCCCCCGAAAGCCGCCGTTGCTGCGCCGAAGGCTCCCGTCAAGCCGGCCGCCGCCGCGCCGCGCGTCGAGGAGCCGAAGAAGGTCGTGACCCAGCGTCAGGGCTTCAAGGCCAATGAATTTGTGGTCTATCCCGCCCACGGCGTCGGCCAGATCCTGGCCATCGAGGAGCAGGAGATCGCGGGCGCCAAGCTCGAGCTGTTCGTGATCAATTTCATGAAGGACAAGATGACGCTCCGCGTGCCGACCGCCAAGGTCGCCAATGTCGGCATGCGCAAGCTGTCCGAGCCGGCGCTGGTCAAGAAGGCGCTGGAGACGCTCAAGGGCCGTGCGCGCGTCAAGCGGACCATGTGGTCGCGCCGGGCGCAGGAATACGAAGCCAAGATCAATTCGGGCGACATCGTCGCGATCGCCGAAGTGGTCCGCGACCTCTACCGTTCGGAATCGCAACCCGAGCAGTCCTACAGCGAGCGTCAGCTTTATGAAGCAGCGCTTGATCGCCTGTCGCGCGAAATCGCCGTCGTCCAGCATTCGACGGAGACCGAAGCGGTCAAGGAAATCGAAAGCCAGCTCGCCAAGAGCCCGCGCCGCGGCGCCAAGACTGAGGCGACCGGAGCTGACGGCGAAGCCGACGAAGCCGATGTCGAAGCCGACGGCGACGACGCTGCCGTGGCGGATGAGGCTGCCTGA
- the fdxA gene encoding ferredoxin FdxA, translated as MTYVVTEACIKCKYTDCVEVCPVDCFYEGENMLVIHPDECIDCGVCEPECPADAIKPDTEPGLEKWLEVNTEYAKSWPNITQKKDMPPDAKEFEGVEGKFEKYFSKEPGSGD; from the coding sequence ATGACTTACGTCGTCACTGAAGCCTGCATCAAATGCAAATATACCGACTGCGTTGAGGTCTGCCCCGTCGACTGCTTCTACGAGGGCGAGAACATGCTGGTCATCCATCCGGACGAATGCATCGACTGCGGCGTCTGCGAACCCGAATGTCCCGCCGACGCCATCAAGCCGGACACCGAGCCCGGCCTGGAGAAGTGGCTCGAGGTCAACACCGAGTACGCCAAGAGCTGGCCCAACATCACTCAGAAGAAGGACATGCCGCCCGACGCGAAAGAATTCGAGGGTGTGGAAGGCAAGTTCGAGAAATATTTTTCCAAGGAGCCCGGTAGCGGCGACTAG
- a CDS encoding RNA-binding S4 domain-containing protein, with product MERQRLDKWLWHARVVKARTSAAALVEAGHVRINGVREKAPGHSVKVGDVLTIGLDRTVRVLKVIGFSERRGDAAAARVLYDDLQNGKQ from the coding sequence TTGGAGCGGCAGCGTCTCGATAAGTGGCTGTGGCACGCGCGGGTGGTGAAGGCCCGCACCTCCGCTGCCGCGCTCGTCGAGGCCGGCCACGTCCGCATCAACGGCGTGCGCGAGAAGGCGCCGGGCCATTCGGTGAAAGTCGGCGACGTGCTGACGATCGGGCTCGATCGCACCGTGCGCGTTCTCAAGGTGATCGGATTCTCCGAGCGGCGGGGCGACGCTGCGGCCGCGCGCGTGCTCTATGATGATTTGCAGAACGGCAAACAATAA